GTgggttttcatttaaaaccaaaagcaatcTGTACAAGCACAAAAAATCTCATGCACATGCTATCAAACTTGGACTTGTCCTACAACCAGATTCAGGTGGCCTCTTCTTATCTCATGACTCGGACAAAGCACTTAGCATTCATTCAGATGTGGAAGAAAGCGGTGAAAGTGAGGATGAAGGCACTGCTGATGAAAGACAAGATGATCAAGAACTGGAACCTGCACAAATAGTGAAAGTCATTTCGAGTGCAGAAACATTACAGAAAGGAAGCCCTATTCCATTAAGTAACCCAGATTGTATACCAGGTGACTCTTCATTACATGATACAGAACCTCAAGTAAGGGCAGCTTTACCAAAAGTCGTAGTTCATCCTGTCAATGTTTCTCCATTAAGGGCCGATAGTCCAAAAGTAACAGAACCAGCACCCGAgcttgctgcagcacagagaaaaggagattttaaaGTGACAACTCTTCAGTCAAATTTAACGCATACAGCCTCATTCAAGGAGAATGACATAAAGCAACATCAGAAAGTAGAAATGGGTCTATTAGAGGAACAGCTGGGATCCGCAGTAGGAGCAATGCATGCTCAGCTCCAGAGACAACAGGCAACTGATGGTTCCCAAGATCAGcaaggaaaatgtcttttgagCCCTAGAAGTTTGGGTAGTACTGATTCTGGTTATTTCTCTCGTTCTGAAAGTGCCGATCAAACAATGAGCCCACCAGCTCCTTTCGTAAGAGGATTGCTGACCTCTGAGAAAGATCCAAATAAAAACCTGCCCTGTGTGCCGCGAGCAAGTGGTGTGGTAGCATCAGTGGTACAAACtgtttgtgctgaaaaaaatctgattcttTCTGGCCAAATGCGACCTCCCATGGCAACAAAAACCCTTGAGGAGCGTATCTCAAAGTTAATTTCTGATAATGAAGCTGTTGTGGATGACAAACAGCTAGACAGCGTGAAACCAAGAAGAACATCTCTTTCAAGAAGAGGAAGCATAGATTCACCAAAATCCTACATATTTAAAGATTCTTTCCAGTTTGATTTAAAGCCCATGGGAAGAAGAACTAGCTCAAGCTCTGATATACCAAAGTCTCCTTTTACACCCACTGAGAAATCAAAgcaagttttccttctttctgtacCATCCCTTGACTGTTTACCTATAACACGAAGTAATTCCATGCCTACTACCAGTTACTCAGCAGTACCTCCAAATGTAATACCTCCCTCTCATCCCCTTCGAGGTAGTCAGTCGTTTGATGATAAAATTGGCTCTTTATATGATGATGTTTTTGTATCAGGACCTGCTACTCCACTGAACCAAGGTGGACATCCTCGGACCCTTGTTAGACAGGCAGCAATAGAAGATTCTTCCACTGGTGAAAGCCAAGTTCTTGGACCAGTGCGATCAGTAGAAGAAAGTTATCTGGGGTGTAATTTATCAAATGAATCTTTGTTGCAAAGGAGCAAGTCCCTGGCACAGGGAtcaaatttagaaaaaacaaagaagtccCCTCAGGTGCGAGGAACAATGTTCGAGTGTGAAACCTGCAGAAACAGATatagaaaactggaaaattttgaaaaccacaaaaaatttTATTGTTCAGAGTTGCATGGACCTAAAACTAAAGCAGCAATCCGAGAGCCTGAGCATAAAACTGTTCCAAACAGTACACAACCTCAAATTCTACACTACAGAGTCACTACTTCAACTGGCGTCTGGGAGCAGACACCCCAGataaggaaaagaaggaaaatgaaaagtgttGGCGATGACGATGACCCACAGCAAAATGATATGAGCATACCATCAAAGAATGTAGAAGGCCAAAGCAAGCCAGCAAATTCTTCCAGTCTGTCAAAACACAGCGCGGCGACAACAGTGGTAGGATCACAACAGCCAAGCAACCTTCTACTTCAGAGTTCACAAATTCAGCTTGTGGCTCGAGGCACAGATCAGACTACTGAGCCAAAGATGGCTCCACTCATTGAAAAGCAGGCAAGTTCAGTTGTGCAAGAAAAGGTGGAGTTGAAAAGACAAGGGACTGGCATTTCAGTAATACAGCACACCAATTCGCTGAGCAGAAATAGCTCATTTGAGAAATCAGAGTCATTTGAAAGAGTATCACCAGTTTCTTCTCAAGAGCCCAACAAGGTTGCAAAGCATCGCTCTTTGAATACGGTTGTAATCCAGGAGGATAGACACTCTCATCTGAATACTCCCCAGCATCATCAACCCCTGTCGTCAGAAGCACCCAGAGGGGAAGCTCAGGGAAGCCAAATGGTTTCTAATGAGAGAAGCGCACCGCTTCAGCCATCGAGACTTGTTCGTCAGCATAACATCCAGGTTCCTGAAATACTGGTCACAGAAGAACCAGACAGGGACCAAGAAAACCAATGCAGCGAtcaggaaaagacagaaaggttTAATTGGCCACAGCGCAGTGAAACGCTGTCAAAATTGCCAACAGAAAAGCTTCCACCGAAGAAGAAGAGAATTCGCTTGGCTGAAATGGAGCATTCATCTGCCGAATCAAGTGTTGACTCCACGCTTTCCAGAAGCCTGAGTCGGGAGAGTAGCTTGTCTCATGCCTCCAGTTTCTCGGTTTCACTCGATAAAGAGGAATCTTCGAAGGCTGAGAACCCTTCCAAAGCAGAGCCTGTTAGTAAGTCGTCAGAATTCCTCATGATTCCCGCTGGCTCACACGCGCTGGCTGTGCCTGGCCCTCATTACCGGGAAATGAGACGTGCCGCCTCGGAGCAAATCAGCTGCACGCAGCCGTCAATGGAGGTTGTGGACTACAGGAGTAAGTCTTTCGACTGTGGAAGCATGTCTCCGTCAAAACCTGCCTCGCTCGTAGAGATAGCTGCTCCGAAAGTGTCATCTACAAATGGAGTTACTGGACATGTGCCTCTGctagaaaggaggagggggccATTTGTAAGacaaatatctttaaatattgCTCCAGAAAATCATCAGCCTCAAGTTAAATCGACTTCTTCATTTCAGACAGCTCATGCTATGGATATGCCCACAGTGCCATTGCACAGGCTGCAGACCTCCGGCAAATCTTCAGTGGAGTTTCCTTCAAGTACTCAGCACTCACAGACTCACTCCAGGCCTCAGTTGGCAATTCAGAATTGTAACCCTGTTAGCCTGTGTTCAGTTCAGCAGCCCCTAGATCATGTGTTGAATAATCAAGGACAGCCATCCTCGACACATCAGCCTTCCCAGACATCTACTAAAACATCAGCCCAAGGGGAACAAGTGAGCACATACACGCTTTCTTGTCATCCCGATgaaaaaaaggactgttttgCTCCAAAGTATCAACTTCAAGTGAAAACATTACATATAGGTCAGCCATACTCTTCTAAattgctgaaaaatactttatcaaCTCAGACAGTTCCAAGTCAAGTTGGAGTGGACCAGAATGCATCCTCCTTTGAACTGCAGACTAAACTGTCTGACATGTCTAATCCATACTCTGTGCCTCCTCTAAAGCAAATTGTCCCTAATAACTGCAGCAGTCAAATACATCAGATTTCTCCTTTTGTGGTTCCCGTCCGTATTCACAGCAGTATGCCATCCTATGGCTTTGCAACTGTTACACCCCTTCCTCACATTTTAGTGACCCAGGATCAGGTAAATCAGTctgtttgcaaaacaaatgttACGACAGTGCCAACGCTTGAAGGCAAAACTCAGCTGCCAAAATCTCACAAAGATCATCAGAGGACTTTGCCAAATtcatttgaatttgaaaattcaCTACCAGAAATTGGAACCAGAAATTCACCTTTGTCAAGCTCGTTGAATATTATTCAGAAAGTGCCAGTTAGCGGACTCTTCCCTCAACAAGAAGCTACAGCTTCAAGTAAACGAATGCTTTCCCCAGCCAACAGTTTAGATATTGCcatggaaaaacagcaaaaacgTGTTAAAGATGAGAGCGGAGCTGCCTGCATGACAGATGCTAGACCATTGCATTCACTGAATGTTAGATCTAATGACCCTACTAGTAAGCAGAAGAAACCAGTTTTGGTAAGACAGGTTTGCACCACAGAGCCTCTTGAAAATCACCTCTTAGATGCCGATGGTGTTGCACAGcatgaaaaaagcagcaaagctacTTCAGACCTGCTGTTGCCTGACCACCATTCATCTGACACTGGGGTTTCAGAAACTCTAAAGGAGTCACCAGAATCTGAAGACCTTAAGTCTTCAGCATCACCAGTGTTTGTAGTTAGAAAACCATCTGAATTGTCTCCAGTGAATAATCAGAGTTCTCTTCTCAAGGCTGTAAGTAGCAGTCAAGAAAGAAGGTCCCCAAGTAACAGTAATGAGAGCAAGCAAATCAACAGCCAGGGTCAAGCAAAGCCTGTAACTACGTTGGCCGCAATGAACGCAGGAGAAATGCAGAGGCTGTCGTTTCCAAGCCTCAAGACCTCAACGAGTTTTACCTGGTGTTATCTCCTGAAGAGAAAACCATTGCATCTGCTGCAAAACGATCAGAAAATCTCAGCCTATTCTACCTGGACCATTAGTCCCAACAATCCCAATCCACTTGGTTTGTCAACAAAGGTAGCTCTCTCCCTCCtcaattcaaaacaaaaagttgaAAAACCGCTGTACACTCAAGCAAGAACTACTCATCCCAGATCTGATGTATTGGTGTATTCAAGCAAGTGGAAGAACAGCTTAACCAAGGTACTTAAGCTATGCTTGATGTATAGTGATCATTTACAGAGGATTTGCTTTGGAAATCATGCTTGTTCATATTTTAGAGAACGTAATATGCCTGACGTATATCATATatgtgcttatttattttagttatgCTGGATCAAACTGCTGAAAAGATCTTAAGTAATTCCATTAAGAAACGTGTTCATAAGGATTTATCGCTTTTCATGGAAATTAGTTCATGGATTTAAATCTGTATACAAAGTGTTTGTTGTGGCAGGAATGTGTTTGGCTATTCTTTAAATGCAAAGGGtagaacaaaaatacttctgatataaatatttgttaaacGCTTTTAACTTGAAACAGGTTAATTTAAGATCATAACTGCGTATTTTGCCTTAAAAGCCAGCTGGTATTCTCTGTTACAAAAGAGTGCTCAGCCTGAACAAGTGCCCGTGGATATGccatgcaaacatttttcaccATCGAAGTGTGAGAGGAGCAGTATActgtttccctttctcccacCTAGGTTAATCAGTGGTgtgaaataatgacaaaaatagtgaggtttaaaataaaattatggcTGCTGTAAAAGCACTGACAACTCCTTGGATCGATGTGGCTCCAAAGCTGACGTTAAATCTTGCGCAGTGGAATGTACTCTGGGCAATGTTTGTGACCCACATAAAACACTACGTCATTCCAGAGTCAGATGTGGCAGAGCAAAGTAGTCACTTGTTATTTCCTCAGCTGTCTCAGGGCTGCACACGTGTGATCAGGATTTTACTCACTGGACAGTTTTGTTGTGTACAGGACCAAAGCTGTGCTGGTTTGCACTGGATTTGGTGTTCCTTAGTAATCGAACCGCTTCTGTGAATGGGAAAAGGCGGCTGTTTGCCCTGTAGTATGGCAAGAGGTGGCCGTGTCTATTTGATGGATCCAGTACTAGCTTTTATTGTCGCATCTAGTGAAGCCATAAAGCTTGCTGAAGAGAGCCTCGGCGTACCACATTGTTTCAcgctctttcttctttgctgtgtATGCCATGTGTTTGATGCCAAACTTCTCTTCAGAGCTGGCAAATATGGCACGTTAGCCATGAACCTCCCTTTCTCCAGAGTCCCTCAGCTGTCTAGGAcatagaaaccttttttttgggggggatttaAAAGCAATCATAACTTGCCCTAATCCTGCAGTCTGCCATCAGCAAAACTTTCTGGGCATCGGCCTGGGAATTGGGGTCCATAGGGCCGGCAGTCACTCTAGAGGAGACACCACAGGCTTGGGAAAAGATGCATATTTCTGTGGATGTTGAGTGACAGAGACTGTTGCTGTCAAAGGTCACCCTGGgatgtttctgtgtttgctgaATGTTTTGCTAAGATACAAAATCGTCAGTGGGGAAAAGAG
Above is a genomic segment from Ciconia boyciana chromosome 2, ASM3463844v1, whole genome shotgun sequence containing:
- the HIVEP1 gene encoding zinc finger protein 40 isoform X2; this encodes MEGMTEEDISVCFDKIEEAQKQLNGTEDQQREITDAGTRGTQDTIKGVKRKKIVTENHLKKIPKSPLRSPAEAKVKQNVDPSLLKALPDASEHATAQNHLPVQNGNQCTKQNGGALSSEISIETTKSETSMQTKLSLTHQSLDLGKQAVEDTDANQLNSPENKSLSNSSSSKTKTDSNECINFVDCSTSSPCTRTAFDVLLKAMEPELNTLAQECPPYGMQIEKLRPNKTVSTSSSLTSNTMSVQNQSALSQREFAAGPQYYPCTLNNVHVATTTKTGQAQGQSVSHSQDLITKTSQQNHQVVMCPSFTRSLVQQQSQENPKLQQIYSIAVTSSVVHTASSTVTQVFPQNQLVASSSSPLSISTSSSTHLSIGPMYNSAQIASVVNHGVEQICNLLKDQKPKKLGKYVCEYCNRACAKPSVLQKHIRSHTGERPYPCVTCGFSFKTKSNLYKHKKSHAHAIKLGLVLQPDSGGLFLSHDSDKALSIHSDVEESGESEDEGTADERQDDQELEPAQIVKVISSAETLQKGSPIPLSNPDCIPGDSSLHDTEPQVRAALPKVVVHPVNVSPLRADSPKVTEPAPELAAAQRKGDFKVTTLQSNLTHTASFKENDIKQHQKVEMGLLEEQLGSAVGAMHAQLQRQQATDGSQDQQGKCLLSPRSLGSTDSGYFSRSESADQTMSPPAPFVRGLLTSEKDPNKNLPCVPRASGVVASVVQTVCAEKNLILSGQMRPPMATKTLEERISKLISDNEAVVDDKQLDSVKPRRTSLSRRGSIDSPKSYIFKDSFQFDLKPMGRRTSSSSDIPKSPFTPTEKSKQVFLLSVPSLDCLPITRSNSMPTTSYSAVPPNVIPPSHPLRGSQSFDDKIGSLYDDVFVSGPATPLNQGGHPRTLVRQAAIEDSSTGESQVLGPVRSVEESYLGCNLSNESLLQRSKSLAQGSNLEKTKKSPQVRGTMFECETCRNRYRKLENFENHKKFYCSELHGPKTKAAIREPEHKTVPNSTQPQILHYRVTTSTGVWEQTPQIRKRRKMKSVGDDDDPQQNDMSIPSKNVEGQSKPANSSSLSKHSAATTVVGSQQPSNLLLQSSQIQLVARGTDQTTEPKMAPLIEKQASSVVQEKVELKRQGTGISVIQHTNSLSRNSSFEKSESFERVSPVSSQEPNKVAKHRSLNTVVIQEDRHSHLNTPQHHQPLSSEAPRGEAQGSQMVSNERSAPLQPSRLVRQHNIQVPEILVTEEPDRDQENQCSDQEKTERFNWPQRSETLSKLPTEKLPPKKKRIRLAEMEHSSAESSVDSTLSRSLSRESSLSHASSFSVSLDKEESSKAENPSKAEPVSKSSEFLMIPAGSHALAVPGPHYREMRRAASEQISCTQPSMEVVDYRSKSFDCGSMSPSKPASLVEIAAPKVSSTNGVTGHVPLLERRRGPFVRQISLNIAPENHQPQVKSTSSFQTAHAMDMPTVPLHRLQTSGKSSVEFPSSTQHSQTHSRPQLAIQNCNPVSLCSVQQPLDHVLNNQGQPSSTHQPSQTSTKTSAQGEQVSTYTLSCHPDEKKDCFAPKYQLQVKTLHIGQPYSSKLLKNTLSTQTVPSQVGVDQNASSFELQTKLSDMSNPYSVPPLKQIVPNNCSSQIHQISPFVVPVRIHSSMPSYGFATVTPLPHILVTQDQVNQSVCKTNVTTVPTLEGKTQLPKSHKDHQRTLPNSFEFENSLPEIGTRNSPLSSSLNIIQKVPVSGLFPQQEATASSKRMLSPANSLDIAMEKQQKRVKDESGAACMTDARPLHSLNVRSNDPTSKQKKPVLVRQVCTTEPLENHLLDADGVAQHEKSSKATSDLLLPDHHSSDTGVSETLKESPESEDLKSSASPVFVVRKPSELSPVNNQSSLLKAVSSSQERRSPSNSNESKQINSQGQAKPVTTLAAMNAGEMQRLSFPSLKTSTSFTWCYLLKRKPLHLLQNDQKISAYSTWTISPNNPNPLGLSTKVALSLLNSKQKVEKPLYTQARTTHPRSDVLVYSSKWKNSLTKRVLNRKKLTAPEFSNKENSESSTEHDKENSFIKTEPRRVKIFDGGYKSNEDYVYVRGRGRGKYICEECGIRCKKPSMLKKHIRTHTDVRPYHCNYCNFSFKTKGNLTKHMKSKAHSKKCMDLGVSVGLIDDQDGEEEFGEKQRFGYDRSGYDVEESDGADEDENDNEDDDEDSQAESVLSTTPSVTASPQHHPSRHGLQDAASTDEDIRLPDCFAGVHTDSMDGLPKALLTKMTVLSAVQSVSRTSRSPAEFTHQEAHEDKAQERATGPHSASAALADVAPTSPGRQMSVDYPDPETALGHSLISTAALTKSMPSVSSPSSPVDRSMQTTASLPYAEIPEEKLAGCPQHAADLRAPQTHLFSHLPLHSQRQAKAPYGTVPVGGIQVVPAGLATYSTFVPIQAGPVQLTIPAVSVIHRTTSALGETGGAAAAAANPMGVAEVNSVVPCIPIGQVSVPGIQGLGTPSLQPLPPLGMETVNILGLANTNIAPQMRPSGITLNAVGLQVLTAGAAPQGNPSPQAHIPGLQILNIALPTLIPSVSPVGTEGQGASEVPASSSKACEAQPEPAPVGFPAAEVGQASRAASPQAAAGGQRYGGKSHPELTPLTDYERPDGLGKTDPKKTDLANATKPKRDIPSLQVKRAAAAEPRSKANPNVLTKSPVHRTVSLDRQVHRPAALPRRQNTVQFSDGSSDDEDRLVIAT